One genomic region from Microcystis panniformis FACHB-1757 encodes:
- a CDS encoding IS630 family transposase, producing the protein MINLEFTEEEKNSLYYERFHHPHPRVQLKMEVLWLKSQKIPHQKICQLAGISPNTLLTYLRDYQEGGIEKLKEINFYRPKSELEFQKETLKKYFEKNPAATINEAVYRIEELTGIKRSPTQVRKFLKSMGMKCLKVGSLPSKADPDEQEDYKEKKLEPRLNEAKEGKRAVFFVDAAHFVMGAFLGFVWCFERLFVKSPSGRKRFNVLGALNAITHEVILVTYDNYITATQVCELRSKIAALGLMIPITLVLDNARYQKCKIVEELALSLSIELLYLPSYSPNLNLIERLWKLVKKKCLYGKYYENFSDFSSAIYECLNDAHLKHKKELDSLLTLRFQKFNKSQIMNV; encoded by the coding sequence ATGATTAACCTAGAATTCACGGAAGAAGAAAAGAACTCACTGTATTATGAAAGATTTCATCATCCCCATCCCCGGGTTCAACTGAAGATGGAAGTTCTCTGGTTAAAAAGCCAAAAGATACCGCACCAAAAAATTTGTCAGTTAGCAGGAATCTCGCCAAATACCTTATTAACCTATCTTCGCGATTATCAAGAAGGCGGAATAGAAAAATTAAAAGAAATCAACTTCTATCGCCCTAAAAGTGAATTAGAGTTTCAAAAAGAAACCCTCAAAAAATACTTCGAGAAAAATCCAGCAGCCACAATAAATGAAGCTGTATATAGGATAGAAGAATTGACGGGAATAAAACGAAGTCCTACCCAAGTGAGAAAATTTTTAAAATCAATGGGAATGAAATGTTTAAAAGTAGGTTCTCTTCCTTCTAAAGCTGACCCAGATGAACAAGAGGACTACAAAGAAAAAAAGCTAGAACCCAGACTAAATGAGGCTAAAGAAGGAAAAAGGGCTGTTTTTTTTGTTGATGCCGCTCACTTCGTCATGGGAGCATTTCTCGGTTTTGTTTGGTGTTTTGAGAGACTTTTTGTTAAGTCACCGAGCGGGCGTAAACGCTTCAATGTTTTAGGAGCATTAAATGCAATAACTCATGAAGTTATTCTGGTAACATATGACAATTATATTACGGCAACTCAAGTCTGTGAACTCCGGTCAAAAATAGCTGCTTTAGGACTAATGATTCCCATCACTCTAGTCTTAGATAATGCCCGCTATCAAAAATGTAAAATTGTTGAAGAATTGGCTCTTTCTTTGTCAATAGAGCTGCTCTATCTGCCGTCTTATTCACCTAATCTAAATTTAATTGAAAGGCTGTGGAAATTGGTCAAAAAGAAATGTTTATATGGTAAATATTATGAGAACTTTTCTGACTTTTCTTCAGCTATTTATGAATGTCTGAATGATGCCCATCTGAAACATAAAAAAGAACTGGATTCCTTGCTGACTCTACGATTTCAGAAGTTTAATAAATCTCAGATTATGAACGTCTAA
- a CDS encoding IS5 family transposase — protein MTYEKVKNLNPEEFKRFCGVYPETFKDMVKVLAAEKVLQKKSGRPSKLSLEDQILMTLEYLREYRTYFHLAINWEINETTALRITRRVEGILMKSGLFNLPGKKTVQQANSDLEVVVVDVAEHEIERPQKKQKDYYSGKQGYHTIKSQVLAAQKTGMIICTAHGKGRIHDFNLWKNSQIGIDKSIECLADKGYQGIQKQHENIRIPDKKKKNQELSSEEKEFNRQLSRERIIIEHIHRSLKIFRILSSRYRNRRRRFGLRFNLIAGIYNYELALGYHQVAE, from the coding sequence TGACTTACGAAAAAGTAAAAAATTTGAATCCAGAAGAGTTTAAACGCTTTTGTGGAGTATATCCTGAAACATTTAAGGATATGGTGAAAGTTCTGGCCGCCGAAAAAGTTCTGCAAAAAAAATCGGGAAGACCAAGTAAATTAAGTTTAGAAGACCAAATCTTGATGACCTTAGAGTATTTGCGGGAATATAGGACTTATTTCCATCTCGCAATTAACTGGGAGATTAATGAGACAACAGCCCTACGAATCACTAGAAGGGTAGAAGGTATTCTCATGAAATCAGGATTATTTAATCTGCCAGGTAAAAAGACAGTTCAACAAGCCAATAGTGACCTAGAGGTAGTGGTAGTAGATGTAGCAGAGCATGAGATAGAAAGACCTCAAAAGAAGCAGAAAGATTACTATAGCGGGAAACAGGGCTATCATACAATAAAATCTCAAGTTCTTGCGGCTCAAAAAACAGGAATGATAATCTGTACCGCTCATGGAAAGGGAAGAATACATGACTTTAACCTTTGGAAAAATAGTCAAATTGGGATAGATAAAAGTATTGAATGTTTAGCAGATAAGGGCTATCAAGGAATCCAAAAACAGCATGAAAATATTAGGATTCCTGACAAAAAGAAGAAAAATCAAGAATTAAGTTCAGAAGAGAAAGAATTTAATCGCCAGTTATCAAGAGAAAGAATTATTATCGAACATATTCACAGAAGTCTGAAGATATTTAGAATTTTATCATCAAGATATAGGAATCGGAGACGGCGTTTTGGTCTGAGATTTAATTTAATCGCTGGCATTTACAACTATGAACTTGCTTTAGGCTATCATCAAGTAGCTGAATAA